One Candidatus Omnitrophota bacterium genomic window, TGAAGGCCTGGTAGCAAACAGGTTCAGCAGGATATTTGGTATAGTAAACGGTACATCCAACTTCATTCTTTCGCAGATGTCTGATAGCAGCTGTAGTTTTGGCGCTGCTTTAGCCGAGGCCAAGAAGAGAGGCTTTGCCGAGAGTGATCCTACTCTTGACATAGAGGGGATTGATTCTGCCCATAAGCTTGTATTGCTTACATATTTGTCTTTCGGCAAATTTGTTGATATGGGTAATGTTTTTATAGAAGGGATATCCAGGATATCTTCTTGGGATGTTAAATATGCTAAGGAACTTGGGTTTGAAATCAAATTACTTGCTATTGCAAAAAAAGAAGGCTCGCAGTTGGAGACCAGGGTGCATCCTACGTTTATACCCAGAGAACATCTTTTATCGTCAGTAAGAAGTGTTTTTAATGCTATATATGTCTCTTCTGACCTTGCCGGAGACCTTCTTTTCTACGGCCCCGGCGCAGGGCAGTTCTCGGCGGCGTCTGCGGTTGTTTCTGATTTAGTGGATTTAACCCAGGATATTAAAGCCGGAATGTTCAGGCCTATACTAAATACTGTAGTCGATAAGAGCATAAGTTCATTAAGGAGTATAGACGATATTGAGAGCCGTTATTACATACGTTTTATGGCTATGGATAAGCCCGGGGTGCTGGCAAAGATTTCCGGAATTCTGGCCAGGTTCGGCATAAGTATTGCATCTGTCAGCCAGAAGGCTGAAGCAAAAGCTCAAATTGTTCCGGTAGTAATAATTGTCCATAATGCAAAAGAGAAAAATCTTAAGGCCGCATTAAAGGCTATAGATAAACTTGATTCTGTAAAACCTGAGTCAGTAGCGATAAGGATTGAAGATTTATGAATAGACCAACAAAATGTTGCCAGTACAAGGGGATAATTGAAAGGTATTCAGAATTTCTGCCGGTTACAAAAAATACGCCGGTAGTGAGTTTATTGGAGGGCGATACACCGTTAATTTATGCGCATCATATAAGCGGTTTGTTTGGAAGCCGAGTCAGGGTGTTTTTAAAATATGAAGGCTTAAATCCCACAGGTTCTTTTAAGGACAGGGGTATGACTCTAGCTATCTCTAAGGCTATTGAAAATAAGGCAAAAGCAGTAATTTGCGCTTCTACCGGTAATACCTCGGCTTCTGCCGCAGCTTATTCAGCCAGGGCAAAGATTAAATGTATTGTCTTGATACCTAAGGGTTCAATAGCGTTAGGCAAATTAAGCCAGGCGCTGATCCATGGAGCCAGTGTATTGGCGGTAGATGGCAATTTCGACGATGCCTTGGATATAGTCAAGCAGGTCAGTAATAACTATCCTGTTACGCTGGTTAATTCATTGAATCCATTTAGGATAGAAGGGCAGAAGACCGGTAGTTTTGAGATTTGTGATTTTCTGGGATTCGCGCCTGATTTTCAGGTTATGCCTGTGGGTAATGCCGGCAACATAACAGCTTACTGGAAAGGTTATAAGGAGTATCGAAATGAAGGTTTTATTAACTCTTTACCAAAAATGCTGGGTTTCCAGGCTGCAGGTTCTGCACCCATTGTAAAGAGGCACATTATAAAGCATCCGAAAACAATCGCTACTGCTATAAAAATAGGCAATCCTGCAAGCTGGAAGTCTGCTGAAGAGGCGCGTGATGAGTCTGGTGGTTTGATTGATTGTGTAAGCGATGTCCAAATAATCAAAGCTTATAAACTGCTTGCGGAAAAAGAAGGGGTATTTGTTGAGCCTGCGTCAGCAGCTTCAATAGCCGGTTTGCTTAAATTACAGGAGAGAGGATATTTCAGGAAATTTAGCAAAAATAGAGGCAACATTAATATAGTATGTATCCTCACCGGGCACGGCCTAAAGGACCCCGATAGAGCCATTAGTAGCGTGCCAAAACCCAAAATAGTCAAGGCTAATTTAAAGGCAGTGTTGAAAGAAATTGGCTACTAAATTAAAGCGGGATTATCATAGGAAAAGCAAACGCCGTAAAATCAGGGTTTTAATTACCGCTGGCCCTACTTGGATTCAGCTTGACCCTGTTAGAATTATAAGTAATATTTCTACCGGTAAGACCGGACAGATGCTGGCTGAGAAGATTGCGCGGGCAGGGAATCAGGTAAAATTATTGCTCGGCCCTTCACCCTTTGGCTATAAACATAACTTTAAAGGTGTGGAAGTCCTGCGCTATATCTTTTTTAACGAACTGCGGGATAAAATAAGGAAAATCCTGCGCAAATCAAGATTTGATGTCGTAATACACTCTGCAGCTGTTTGTGATTTCTGGCCATTACAGGTTGTCCGCCATAAATTCAAATCGAGCAATAAGAAATGGGATGTTAAATTGGT contains:
- a CDS encoding homoserine dehydrogenase — protein: MKKINVGLIGFGNVGSGVVKILKDRRSLLSEKIGIEINIKKICDKDISSKRNIKVDKSLLTSNVKEVISDPQVDIIVELVGGIHPAKEFVIEALKNGKNIVTANKALLAENGLELFTLAKDKGKNIYFEASVGAGIPIIKSLREGLVANRFSRIFGIVNGTSNFILSQMSDSSCSFGAALAEAKKRGFAESDPTLDIEGIDSAHKLVLLTYLSFGKFVDMGNVFIEGISRISSWDVKYAKELGFEIKLLAIAKKEGSQLETRVHPTFIPREHLLSSVRSVFNAIYVSSDLAGDLLFYGPGAGQFSAASAVVSDLVDLTQDIKAGMFRPILNTVVDKSISSLRSIDDIESRYYIRFMAMDKPGVLAKISGILARFGISIASVSQKAEAKAQIVPVVIIVHNAKEKNLKAALKAIDKLDSVKPESVAIRIEDL
- a CDS encoding threonine synthase, with amino-acid sequence MNRPTKCCQYKGIIERYSEFLPVTKNTPVVSLLEGDTPLIYAHHISGLFGSRVRVFLKYEGLNPTGSFKDRGMTLAISKAIENKAKAVICASTGNTSASAAAYSARAKIKCIVLIPKGSIALGKLSQALIHGASVLAVDGNFDDALDIVKQVSNNYPVTLVNSLNPFRIEGQKTGSFEICDFLGFAPDFQVMPVGNAGNITAYWKGYKEYRNEGFINSLPKMLGFQAAGSAPIVKRHIIKHPKTIATAIKIGNPASWKSAEEARDESGGLIDCVSDVQIIKAYKLLAEKEGVFVEPASAASIAGLLKLQERGYFRKFSKNRGNINIVCILTGHGLKDPDRAISSVPKPKIVKANLKAVLKEIGY